ATCCAGCAGGACATGAAGAACGTAGCCAGCGCGGCGACGTTCAACGGCGTCAACTGGCTGAGCACGACCGCCACCACGCCGGCGACGGTCAATCTCGTGTCGTCGTTCTCGCGCGTCGGCGCCACGCCGACCACCGGCTCGATCACCGTCACCGTCGCCAACTATTCGCTCTACACCGCGACCACGGGCGGCATCCTGGACACGGTGAGCGGCAGCGCGTCGGTCGACACCATCAACATCGGTGCGCTGACCGACTCGGCGGCCGACCAGACCACACTCGACGGCTACATCGCGCAGGTCACCGCGGCAATCGGCACGGTCTCCTCGGGTGCCGCCAACCTCGGCGCCATCAAGAACCGCATCTCGAACAACTCGGAGTTCGTGAAGTCGCTGATGGACTCGGTCGATCGCGGTATCGGCCAGCTCGTCGACGCCGACATGAACCAGGAATCCACCCGCCTGGCGGCCCTCCAGGTGCAGCAGCAGCTCGGCGTTCAGGCGCTCTCGATCGCCAACAACAACAGCCAGAGCATCCTGTCGCTGTTCCGCTAAGTCGCAAGACAGTCCCGGCTGGGCCGCGCTTCTCGCGAAGCGCGGCCCTTTCGTTTGACGCGTTGTCGCGCGTCAATGATTTCCGCTGCGCTGGTGCAGTCGGATCACAGCGCCACAAGCCCCACACAAGCTTCGCTGGCTAGTCTCGCCGCTACGACGGATTGGGCTCACGCGAATTTTCGCAGCCCAAAGGCATGATGCCGCCCTGTCGTACCGGTGCAAGCCCGGTATGTCCCCAAACTCAATTCAATCTTCAAAGGGACATCAAAGATGGCTTCCAGCCTGCTTACCAACTCCGCTGCAATGACTGCGCTCCAGACCCTTCGGAATGTCAGCGCCAGCCTGCAGACCACCGAAAACCGGATTTCGACCGGCCAGCGTGTCGCGACCGCTTCGGACAACTCGGCCTATTGGTCGATCGCAACTTCGATGCGTGCCGACAACGCCGCGCTCTCTGCCGTGTCCGACTCGCTCGGTCTGTCGGCTGCGACGGTCGACACCGAGTATACCGCGTTGAACAAGGTCATCGGTGACAGCAACTCCGGCCTCACCAAGCTCCAGGCGCTGCTGGTCGAAGCCAAGACCGCCGGCATCGACCGCACCAAGATCCAGGCCGAAATCACCCAGATCCAGCAGGACATGAAGAACGTGGCCAACGCGGCGACGTTCAACGGCGTCAACTGGCTGAGCACCAACGCCACCACCCCGGCGACGGTCAACCTGGTGTCGTCGTTCTCGCGCGTCGGCGGCACGCCGACGATCAACACCATCACGGTGACGGTCGCCAACTACTCGCTCTACACCGCGACCACGGGCGGCATCCTGGACACGGTGAGCGGCAGTGCGTCGGTCGACACCATCAGCATCGGTGCGCTGACCGACTCGGCGGCCGACCAGACCACGCTCGATGGCTACATCGCGCAGGTCACTGCCGC
This genomic stretch from Bradyrhizobium sp. CCGB12 harbors:
- a CDS encoding flagellin, whose product is MSSLLTNSSAMTALQTLRSVSSQLSTTQTRISTGQRVATASDNAAYWSIATSMRADNAALSAVSDSLGLSAATVDTEYTALNKVLGDSSSGLTKLQSLLVEAKTAGIDRSKIQSEITQIQQDMKNVASAATFNGVNWLSTTATTPATVNLVSSFSRVGATPTTGSITVTVANYSLYTATTGGILDTVSGSASVDTINIGALTDSAADQTTLDGYIAQVTAAIGTVSSGAANLGAIKNRISNNSEFVKSLMDSVDRGIGQLVDADMNQESTRLAALQVQQQLGVQALSIANNNSQSILSLFR
- a CDS encoding flagellin — protein: MASSLLTNSAAMTALQTLRNVSASLQTTENRISTGQRVATASDNSAYWSIATSMRADNAALSAVSDSLGLSAATVDTEYTALNKVIGDSNSGLTKLQALLVEAKTAGIDRTKIQAEITQIQQDMKNVANAATFNGVNWLSTNATTPATVNLVSSFSRVGGTPTINTITVTVANYSLYTATTGGILDTVSGSASVDTISIGALTDSAADQTTLDGYIAQVTAAINTVSQSAANLGAIKNRISNNTEFVKSLMDSVDRGIGQLVDADMNAESTRLQALQTQQQLGVQALSIANQNSQSILSLFRS